Proteins encoded within one genomic window of Mycolicibacterium aubagnense:
- the aceA gene encoding isocitrate lyase ICL2 translates to MTLEAVATSFEQNVAAVQEYFDSPRFDGITRLYTARQVVEQRGTISSDYPVARQAAEAFYPRLRELFAQKKSITTFGPYSPGQAVVMKRIGIEGIYLGGWATSAKGSISEDPGPDLASYPLSQVPDEAAGLVRALLTADRNQQYLRLQMTPEQLAAAPPPVDYRPFIIADADTGHGGDAHVRNLIRRFVESGVPGYHIEDQRPGTKKCGHQGGKVLVPSDEQLKRLNTARFQLDMMGVPGIIVARTDAEAANLIDSAADERDQPFLLGATNLKIPSYKSCFLAMVRRFHDKGVTDLRGHLLYALPEGQYAIAEAWLDSHGIAGLVDEAAADWDQNSGQSVDSVFDKVESKFVEAWQADSGLTTYCEAVAEVLQFRAKEGEATAVSPDEWRTFAARASLYAAREKARELGADVAWDCELAKTPEGYYQVRGGIPYAIAKSLAAAPFADILWMETKTADLAEAREFAEAIHAEFPDQMMAYNLSPSFNWDTTGMTDDEMRAFPEELGKMGFVFNFITYGGHQVDGVACEEFATSLRQEGMLALARLQRKMRLVESPYRTPQTLVGGPRSDAALAASSGRTATTKAMGAGSTQHQHLVQTEVPKKLLEEWLAMWSDHYQIGEKLHVQLRPRRAGSDVLDLGIYGSSDEPLANVVVDPIKDRHGRNILTVRDQNTFAEKLRQKRLMDLIHVWLIHRFKSEIVYYVTPTEDNIYQTEKMKSHGLFSNVYQEVGEIIVADVNQPRIDELLAPDREALWRLIRKED, encoded by the coding sequence ATGACTCTCGAAGCAGTCGCGACGTCATTCGAGCAGAACGTCGCCGCCGTGCAGGAGTATTTCGACAGCCCCCGTTTCGACGGCATCACGAGGCTCTACACCGCGCGTCAAGTGGTCGAACAGCGCGGCACCATCTCGTCCGACTACCCGGTGGCCAGGCAGGCCGCCGAAGCGTTCTATCCGCGGTTGCGGGAATTGTTCGCTCAGAAGAAGAGCATCACCACGTTCGGGCCGTACTCCCCCGGCCAGGCGGTGGTGATGAAGCGGATCGGTATCGAAGGCATCTACCTGGGCGGCTGGGCCACCTCCGCCAAGGGCTCCATCAGTGAGGACCCCGGGCCCGACCTGGCCAGCTACCCGCTGAGCCAAGTACCCGACGAAGCCGCCGGCCTCGTGCGCGCCCTGCTCACCGCGGACCGCAATCAGCAGTACCTGCGCCTGCAGATGACGCCCGAACAACTTGCGGCAGCTCCGCCTCCCGTCGATTACCGGCCGTTCATCATCGCCGACGCCGACACGGGCCACGGTGGAGATGCCCACGTACGCAACCTGATTCGGCGGTTTGTCGAGTCCGGCGTGCCTGGCTATCACATCGAGGATCAGCGGCCCGGCACCAAGAAGTGCGGCCACCAAGGCGGCAAGGTGTTGGTCCCGTCGGACGAACAGCTCAAGCGCCTCAACACCGCGCGCTTCCAGCTGGACATGATGGGAGTGCCGGGAATCATCGTGGCTCGCACCGACGCCGAGGCCGCCAACCTCATCGACAGTGCTGCCGATGAGCGCGACCAGCCGTTCCTGCTGGGCGCCACCAACCTCAAGATTCCGTCGTACAAGTCGTGCTTCCTGGCCATGGTCCGGCGGTTCCATGACAAGGGCGTCACCGACCTGCGCGGGCACCTGTTGTACGCGCTGCCCGAGGGTCAGTACGCCATCGCCGAGGCGTGGCTGGACAGCCACGGCATCGCTGGCCTCGTCGACGAAGCTGCGGCTGACTGGGACCAGAATTCCGGACAGTCCGTCGACTCCGTCTTCGACAAGGTCGAGTCGAAGTTCGTCGAGGCCTGGCAAGCGGATTCAGGGCTGACCACCTACTGTGAGGCCGTCGCCGAGGTGCTGCAGTTCCGGGCCAAGGAGGGCGAGGCCACCGCGGTGAGCCCGGACGAATGGCGCACGTTCGCCGCCCGCGCGTCGCTGTACGCGGCCCGGGAGAAGGCCCGCGAGCTGGGTGCGGACGTCGCATGGGACTGCGAGCTCGCGAAGACCCCTGAGGGCTACTACCAGGTGCGCGGCGGGATCCCCTACGCCATCGCGAAATCCCTTGCGGCCGCACCGTTCGCCGACATTCTGTGGATGGAGACCAAGACCGCGGACCTGGCCGAAGCCCGCGAATTCGCCGAGGCCATCCACGCTGAATTCCCGGACCAGATGATGGCCTACAACCTGTCGCCGTCGTTCAACTGGGACACCACCGGTATGACTGACGATGAAATGCGAGCGTTTCCAGAGGAACTCGGCAAGATGGGGTTCGTCTTCAATTTCATCACCTACGGCGGCCATCAGGTCGACGGGGTAGCGTGCGAGGAGTTCGCGACGTCCCTCCGGCAGGAGGGCATGCTGGCGCTCGCCCGGCTGCAACGCAAGATGCGCCTGGTCGAATCTCCTTACCGCACACCGCAAACACTCGTCGGCGGCCCGCGCAGCGATGCCGCGCTGGCGGCATCGTCCGGCCGCACGGCCACCACCAAGGCCATGGGCGCGGGCTCGACCCAGCACCAGCACCTGGTGCAGACGGAGGTGCCCAAGAAGCTGCTCGAAGAGTGGCTGGCCATGTGGAGCGACCACTACCAGATCGGCGAGAAGCTGCACGTACAGCTGCGTCCTCGCCGCGCCGGGTCGGACGTCCTGGATCTGGGCATCTACGGCAGCAGCGACGAGCCGCTGGCGAACGTCGTCGTCGACCCGATCAAGGACCGGCACGGCCGCAATATCCTGACGGTGCGCGACCAGAACACCTTCGCCGAGAAGCTGCGGCAGAAGCGCCTGATGGATCTGATCCACGTGTGGCTGATCCACCGATTCAAGTCGGAGATCGTCTACTACGTGACACCGACCGAGGACAACATCTACCAGACCGAGAAGATGAAGTCCCACGGCCTGTTCAGCAACGTCTACCAGGAGGTCGGCGAGATCATCGTGGCTGACGTGAATCAGCCGCGGATCGACGAACTGCTGGCGCCGGACCGCGAGGCCCTGTGGCGCCTGATCCGCAAGGAGGACTAG